AGAATTTTCACCTGtgtcatgaatatttttaaaaatttgtttgttAGCATCAAGATCCCAAGAAAGTCCACATATTATAATTGCTTGATAGGTCTTTTAAGTCTCTCTTAATCTTAGGTTCTCTAATTTTTTCTCTTGTAAGTGACTTGTTTTTAAGAaacctttccctcttttcttaaTCCCATATTAGCTGCCTTAATTTCAGAAACCTTCCTACAGCCTAATCCTTCACCAAAGCGTTTCATGAAGGATAAACCAATACTGACTTCCTTGAGGCAAGCTTGATCTACACTCTTTCTAGATATTCTCTCACATTTATGAATTTTGGAATAAAGATTCTAGCAATACAAGCTGGCAGCATCCTTACCTCCCTTTTCATAACTCTTAAGAAATGTAACTGTGTGGTTCTGCTGTACTCTGTATTCCAAATGCCTGTTGACATTCCTCCAAGCGTTTCATCAAACTTGGTGTATAATACCTTCTGATACTTGCCACTCTTCCCATCTGGGGTTCAAAGGTCTGTTCACCAGGATCCTGCACTGTATTACCTGaggatactctttttttttttttttttttttttttggagggggaggcaattaggtttatttatttttagttgaggtactgggaattgaacccaggatcctgtgcttgactaagcatgtgctctaccgctgagctttATCCTACCCCCTGAGGATACTTTCTGTTTGCAGTTTCTCCTAATCTTCACAGCCTTTCTCGCTCGCTTGAGTGGCATGCCTAGCTAGGTTCAGAGTAGCAGGCATGTACCAATATCCTAAGAAGTCTAGTCACACCTGTCGCTGCTTCTTGTACCATCACTCTGCGTCTTTCGTTAGAAAAAGACCCGTCATTTCAGAAATTCAGGATCAGAGGAAGAAAGCTTAGAGATCACTTTCCAGGCGTTTTTGGTTCCTCATGTCTTCCCAGAAATTAAATACCAATCAACATCTTCAGTGAGCTTTTAGCAAAGAAATATTGaccattttttccctcttggtCATCCAGGCAGACACTTCATACCGGACAGAGGGTGTTAAGACAACTTGTAGGGATTTTCAGTTTCAACTTTATTACTGTTCCCTATGTGTTCCCTAAAGCCAGCAGTGATCATTGAGAGGGCACTTCTATCCCCTCTCACAGTTCATAAGGTAGATAGATAGCCACCAGCCCAGGATTCCTCATGATAATCTCTGATAGAATCCTAAAGTGCAGCCTGAATTTTCCCAGGCTTCAACTTCCTGTGCCACAAAAGAGGgtaaattaacattaaaatttaattttcactcACAATGTTATCCCTACTTATTGATGTAGGACATCTTCAAGATCTACCATCATGATTTCCAAAAATGTTCAGGTTTCTTACTTATGCTCAGGATCACCTTCTGCTCCCAACTCCTAGTTGATATTTTCTGCCTGTGAGCTTCTTTATTTTTGGAGATGCTTACCTAGATTACCACCTCTCAGTagtcttaaaaaactaaagtgtTCAAAATTCCACACAGAAATGGGAGACTCTATCTTCCAACTCTGTATTTCTGTCTTTCTTGCTTATGCCCAGAGTCAGTTTCTGCATAGAGTTTATGTCTGCACTGGGGTCAGACCTAACCATGTAGCACATTTGGGGGCCATACTATCCTCTCCATCTCCAGTAACTCCAGAGCGCTCAGATCCTGTCTCCAAAAGCCTGACAGACAAAAGTTCCGATTCTGGACCATTTTCCTCAGGAAAGGAGGGAGTGGAAACAGATGTCTTCAGCTAAAAATTCATCTCAACCTCGATTTGCTATTATTACTCTTTTAGATGATATATCATTTTTATTGCATTTGGAAGATGCTAAAAATGAACAATGGATTTATTGATGTCATTGAGTACAGatgtaaatttattcatttattcaacaaatatttattgagtgccttctaTGAGCCAGGACAGTTCTAGaattggaaataaaatagaaaagacacAAATCACTCTTATGAACAACCATATCTGCAATTGCTTATCTCAATAATGATAATTCCATACTTCTACAGAAGTTTGGAGAGAAGGCATTCCTAACTTGAAAAAAAGCTATCATTTTCTGATATCGTACTGCTACACTTTTCATGTAATTGTCAATTTATGCTGTGAATAGCTTTCAACAAACATCAGATCTAAGTTTTCTTCCGTGAAATGCAACAGAATGTACGTCATTGCACAAATCTGTCCAACTTTTCAATATGCTGTAACCACGTCCTAACTTCTTTTTTGTAGGTGTGTCAGTTCCTATCCCAGTGATTGGACTGAGAGATGAGGACAAGGTGTTCGTCAACAACACCACCTGCGTGCTGAATGACCCAAATTTCGTTCTTATCGGGTCCTTCGTAGCTTTCTTCATACCGCTGACGATCATGGTGATTACGTACTGTCTGACGATCCACGTCCTTCGCCGACAAGCTCTGATGCTACTGCACGGCCACACCGAGGAACCGCCGGGAATAAGCCTGGATTTCCTGAAGTGCTGCAAGAGGAATGCCGCAGACGAGGAGAACTCTGCAAACCCtaatcaggatttgaacccacgccgaagaaagaagaaagagagacgGCCTAGGGGCACCATGCAGGCTATCAACAACGAACGGAAAGCCTCGAAAGTCCTTGGCAtcgttttctttgtgtttctgatCATGTGGTGCCCGTTCTTTATTACTAATATTCTGTCGGTTCTTTGTGAGAAGGCTTGTAATCAAAAGCTCATGGAAAAGCTTCTGAATGTGTTTGTTTGGATTGGCTATGTTTGTTCAGGAATTAATCCTCTGGTGTACACTCTTTTCAACAAAGTTTACCGAAGGGCTTTCTCCAACTATTTGCGCTGCAATTATAAGGCAGAAAAAAAGCCTCCGGTCAGACAGATCCCGAGAGTTGCTGCCACTGCTTTGTCTGGGAGGGAGCTTAACGTTAACATTTACCGGCACACCAATGAACCGGTGATTAAGAAAGCTGATGACAAAGAGCCCGGTATAGAGATGCAAGTTGAGAATTTGGAGCTCCCAGTTAATCCCTCCAATGTGGTCAGTGAAAGGATTAGTAGTGTGTAAGAAAGAGCAGCACAGTCTTTTCCTACAGCGAAGCTACCAATGTAGGAAATTGCTCTATAATTCTTCTGTCGGTCATAACTAATGTAAATATTGCAGTGtgaaaaaagtgtttttatatatagctTTGCAATCCTGTACTTTACAATCATGCTTACAATGGTGAGATTTAGAGTTCTATATTTACTGTTTATAAGAGATTGAGAATAACTTATTTTGATTGTTTGATgcaaaaatgttgatttttttccccttccttccttcctcccaccttccctccctctctttctttctcattctctctctctctttttcttttatgcatAAGGAAATGTTGATGTTCATCTCAGGAGGCATTTGCAGGAGACCAGAATGATGCACGTGACAGTGGTTATATTTCAACCACACCAAAATTGAACAAATTCGGTGAAATCTTTTTTCCAGGTTAACAGTAAATATGCACTTTAAAATCTTGCTCTGCTCATCTACACACATAAATACAGTAAGATAGGTTCTGCCTGCTGATACTCTATCACACCTATTAGTGAGTTAAAGGCGGAACTTAGCCTTGTTGTCACATGTAGGGGAAATTTTGACATTGTCACAATGTTGTGGTGATATTTTACTGCAATGTCTGTCCCCAAACATAGTGGTATTCTAACATAGCAGCTAGTTAACCAGGACTACAGAAGTGGAAGGCTGATACGAGATATATACACCAATAATACCTTTTCACTTCTTAAGAACAATATTCAAATTCTGATTATAATGACAAGCTAACtggaattagtgttttcattctgGTCCTTAGTAAATACCTAATTCCATGATTCACCTGGGAAACGAGATCCCAGAGTTATTTCCCAATCCAGGAGTCAACATCAATTGGGTTTTGATCTCAGAATCCTGGAAATTCGTGTGCTACACACAAAGTGAAATTAGCATGTGAGccttatgaaattattttcttaattatggtACCTCTATCTATAGGACCTAATTTAGCAGTCCATTTTTGAGTAAAACTTGTGTTGGAAGTATAGATGATCAAAACTTTGAAAGTTTTACTTGATTAAGGACTACAGAACTGGGCCcttagaatgtgaaaaaaaaaaaaaggtaattaaaaaGAAGCTTTTACTGAACTctgggaaaaacagaaatacagagtTTCCATttggattttaaagaaaatttatctCATTTTCAGATCCTTCCAAACTCTCTAGTGCAGGGAAAGGCTGCGGCTAATTTGTGAAAGTGGCAAGCTCTTTACTGTACTGCAATTATGTACCAGAAGTTTCAATCTTTGTTAAAATATAGTGTTGTGTAATAAGTGTTGGCCATCGTTTCATTCGTAGGCCTGCTGCTCTCTAAGAATTCAGTACCATTTTACTAGTTTGTTAACCGTGAAAGGTTTTCAAACATTGCTAAAGTCAGACCATTAAGTCTATGCTGTGTGCAGAGTATACACGTGTTCCCAGTAATTGTATTTCCATGTGTGTCCATTTCACACAACTGTGAATCAATTTCCGAAGAATGCATAATGCTGTTCCTTACACCTGACAGTTACTTACGCATCTTAGAGTGTGCCTCTCAGTATCTTGAAATTGGTGGAGGCAGAATCTGAATTTCTAAAAACCCCTGGTGTGTGTCCTCAACACACAGCATAGATAAATCCAACAGTCTGCCACAAAGGCAGTGGGAGAGCTGCTGTATTTGAGGAAACTCATACAGTCCCTACGTGATTTGCAACACTGCCAAATGCCAGTCAATTGCTTGAGCATGCCCAAATATAACATGAAAGTAAAGTCTACCTGCCTATTAGCTCAGATGAACTGCATGTTAAAACAATTATATGAAATTGAATGAAATGATCTAATTCTTAGCGAAATGAAAATGTCTGAAGAAACACAGCATGCACTGAGCATGCCTTCTGCGCATACAGATGGCATCCTGCATGTATGCCATGTATGTTGCATAAATCCATCGATTTGTATTAATGTAAGGCAGAGTAGGTGATCTAAGAAGGACTGAAATCCTTCAGCAGTCTTTAAAAAGACCATGCATTCAGATCTGAAGAATTGTGAGTATTAGAGAAAACTGGAAACATCTGATTTCTTTTCTGAAGTATCAGGGCAAGCTCATAGCACAtgttttacaaagaaataaaatataaaccacAGATTTTCAAAAGCACTAGCAATAAGTTGAATGATAATAGCTTATAGCACATTTGTTAATAATTCTTATGTCATCAGTAGTAGTACTTAATAGTACCCAACACAGTAATTTTCCTCAAATTGTGTGCTATTCGTAAGTTCTGTGCAGTTTGGTATGAAACAAGTATCTCATTTGGATATCAATCTTACAGTTCAATGTTAAATCTACaaacttttataaatgttttaaagtccATGTGACAAGTGTAAACGTGGTGAATTTATTGTCAAATAAATCATTTTGATGtactattatatatgtatatctgtttAAGACACGTGCAACAGACTGCCTTATATTATTTCCTGTAAATCTTCCTTCATCAAGTGGTACTTTTGTGAGCGGTTGCAAAGTGTTGTCTTATTCCCGGTTCCTGTATGTTATCCATTCCAGATTTTTGTGATACTtcctattaatttattaaatttattaaatgttgCCTAATATGTCacgtgtctttttttcccctgacattttttttgagaggaaaatATATCACTTCCGTTAATTTTCTTATAGAACTAAATTGGAACCCGTAAAATAAATTCACAGACACAACCGTAAATGTATCACTCTTCTGATTAATTCTGCATGTACTCAAAGACTATGACACCAGAGGAAAGACAAGAGgtgtaggggggagggtatagctcaactgacagagcacatgcttagcatacacaaggtcctaggctcaatccccagtactgcctctaaaaatagataaataagtaaacctaattacctctcccccactaaaaaaaaattagaataaaaaaacattttaaaagaggtGTAAACAACAAAAGTAACATTAACAGCAACATCACCGATTCCTCATGAGCAGAATAACTGCAGTCTCAAATTATCCTACCTTCCTTAGCCTgagcaggggcctggggtggcCCAGGCGCTCCCCTTCCTATAGCTATCATTGCTATCTTATTCCCACCAGACTCGAAGCAAGCCAAGAACAGGGAGGACCGTGTTAATCCTGTTGATAGCTTTATCCCCAGTTGTTAGTGGCCACTCTACTTTCAACAGATATGTATCGAGCCTCAGTATTTCTGGGCACTGTATTAGCTGTTCCTGTTGCCAAAATGGGTCTTACAACTCCCCACTCTTCAGTCATACAGTGTGACTTTACACCTTAACTTACCTCCATCCCAAATGGCTTTAGATACCTGTACAATCGTCAGGATCACCATACTATGCCTCTCTGTTCCTCCTCACCTGGAGCCAAAGAACATTGGCCTTTTCTTTCGACATATATCCCTTCCTGATGCTGGGTGAGCCTACTGGCAAGAGTTCGGTTCCCTGAGACAAAAGCAGGAAAGCCTCATTCCTTTGCAAGTATGACTAGGTTGATTCCTAGGAGCGGGTCAAGGGATAAAGGTTGAACTGCCACTGAAACAGCAGGGTCACTGCTGCCAGTGGCCAGAAATATCTTGTACCACTGACACTAGGGGCTACTCTTCCCCAACAAGAAGGCAACGGAGAGAAGTTGAAGTTTCTGATGGCACAGAACTGGACTTGTTACTACAGTGCAAAGGAAGGTGGGCAGAGGAAGACTGGAGTGCTCCCATACCACAGCACTGGAAGGTCTTCGTGGTCTGAAGAGATAAAGATGCTTCTTGCCATCAAGCAGCAGTAAGTGTCTGCTTAATGCAGAAACACAGTTTCTAAATGGTTCCTTAGCTCCCACTTAAGCCAATGCAATCTCCATGGTTGAGGCCCTATTTCTCCTTGTATAGTCTTCCTAGAGGTATGTTAACATATCACCCAAGGAGCTGACTATATTAGAAAGAGGTATTTTTTATAGGCAATGCCAACAGGAGTAGGTGACATCAGAGTGCTTCTCAAATATTATGTGACCTGTAGCACACTTATAAACATAATTAGCTCTAAGAGATAGGATGGGTCCCCTAGGATCTAAATTCTGAGGTGGAAATAAGTGCATAGGATATCTATTAGGAAGTGATCTTAGGATCCATCTGcacagggaaagggaagaaaggacgACTGGGCAGAGGGAAAGGTTGGGCTGTGATGTAGTTACAATAGAACTCATTCCCCCTGCACCTTTGGAGGGGAAGAGATACCACTTcacctcattttctttaaaaattaaattgaattctGTAAAATAAGTTCATAAATACACATGCAACCAGAAAGTATCACCCTTCCTGACTCATTCTGCATGTCCTCAAAGACGACAACACCAGGGCACAGACAACTAAGAGGTGTTAGATCACACTTAGCTGACTCCCCTGGAAAGCTTTGAATCTAAGATACCCCTTCAGATTTTGTCCCAAGTTGGAGGAACAGGGCCACTCCTCTATACCTCCACTGTCCCCAGGAGAGATGTATGACCATGTGCCATATCATTCACTTCAACAGAGGCAACTCGCAAAGAGAGCTTATAGCTGAAAGCTGTCAAGTCCACAATCTCCCATCACCTGGGGAATAAACCCTTCAGCCCTGAAGGTGGGGTCTTGTCGGGGCAGCATAGCATCTATAACAGATGGTGTATTTATTGGCTAGAAAAGATTCACCACCTAGCTCAGCACCTATATAAACAACATGAAAGAACCTGGCTGGCATCACTTAGGCCAAAATTAAGGCAAATTGAGGTGAAaggaaatatgtttttatatgtgGTTTCTCTTGTTATTAAGGGTGTTCTCAACAGCTTACTAAGATTCTTAGATTTCTGAATCCATCTGGATAGTCCAGGCTATTCTGCAGTAAAAACCAAGCCTAAAGTCTCAAAGGCTTAACAACACAAATGTACATTTTGTGCTCACACTCCATGTCTGATGTGGGTTGCCAGGAAACCTCTTCTCAGTTACTTTAGGAAAAATTGGTGATAGAGGCTCCATCTCTACCCGTGCTTCCATGTAGCAGAAGGAAGGGAATTTTGTGAACTTATTTCTTCCACTAAAGCTAAACCTACCTTTGACTTTCTATTTAATCTTAACTCTATCCATATCCTCATGTCTTATCTATAACATTATTCTTAACTTTATCCTTTAAACTATCTCTGTATGTAATCCTTTCCTGCCCTCAACTTTATGATTAATTCCAACCCTAACTCTTATTTCTAAATTACCTCTAACCATGATCCTGCCTTTCTGCAAACTCTAACCTTACTCAAACTGCTAACCTCACCCTCATCATTAACTCCAAAGCTTCCCCTGTTTTTAACCCTCCCTTAGGGCTAACTCTAAACTTACTTCTAACCTTACATTTAAGCTCAAGCTCTAGCactaattatttctattttattctgaATAATTCTCTTTCTGTTAAGACCCTGATGAGCTGGACCGGaagacacaggagaaaatttatgCTTGATTCTTGTTTACCTCTCTGTCTTAAAATCTTACACCCAAAGCAGCTTCAACTGGCCTACTCTCCACACACTATCttgatattattaattttattataattatcatttattgagcactgatgGTGTGCCAAATACAAACATGCTTTGTTTTGTGTAGATAGGTGGTTGGTACATTTAAAAATCTCCACTTTGCTATTGCAGaaactgaggtcagagaggtaaaGGGTCTTCACCTAAATCACACAGCTGAAAGGTCAGAGGTGGAACTATCTGGTCTCTAAGCCCATGCTGTTCCCAATATACCATATGACTCCTTAGTGTCCCATAGGCAAACTGGCTTCCCCAGGGCAGAAAGCATAACCCATATCAGAGTGCGTATTTCCAAGTATTACCACTTCAAAATGGGGTAAAGAGGTGGATAAGTGGAAGAAAGGAAcagcctttttaaaatttattcactcGTGCCACTAAAATTAATAAGGATGGTCACGTATAGGCCACTGTGAATCCTTATTATGAGAGAGCCTTTCCCTGAATAGGTTGGAAAGAGGGACAAGGATTGAACAAACGGCAACTAACATGAGATTCATAGTGACAAATCCTCCCTTTCAGAAGGGATTTGTTTATGCTGAAGATGAAAGGGGTGcttgaagcacaataaaatggtGATGATGAAGACCATGCTGCCGATGATACTCTAACATCAAAGAAAATACAACTAATGTTTCAACGGGGGATTTTCCCTAAGATTAATGTCTTGGCCCA
This Camelus bactrianus isolate YW-2024 breed Bactrian camel chromosome X, ASM4877302v1, whole genome shotgun sequence DNA region includes the following protein-coding sequences:
- the HTR2C gene encoding 5-hydroxytryptamine receptor 2C gives rise to the protein MVNLRKAVHSFLVHLIGLLVWQCDISVSPVAAIVTDIFNTSDGGRFKFPDGVQNWPALSIVIIIILTIGGNILVIMAVSLEKKLHNATNYFLMSLAIADMLVGLLVMPLSLLAILYDYVWPLPRYLCPVWISLDVLFSTASIMHLCAISLDRYVAIRNPIEHSRFNSRTKAIMKIAIVWAISLGVSVPIPVIGLRDEDKVFVNNTTCVLNDPNFVLIGSFVAFFIPLTIMVITYCLTIHVLRRQALMLLHGHTEEPPGISLDFLKCCKRNAADEENSANPNQDLNPRRRKKKERRPRGTMQAINNERKASKVLGIVFFVFLIMWCPFFITNILSVLCEKACNQKLMEKLLNVFVWIGYVCSGINPLVYTLFNKVYRRAFSNYLRCNYKAEKKPPVRQIPRVAATALSGRELNVNIYRHTNEPVIKKADDKEPGIEMQVENLELPVNPSNVVSERISSV